One genomic window of Halococcus agarilyticus includes the following:
- a CDS encoding anthranilate synthase component II, with protein MTRILVIDNYDSFAYNLVQYAGTAVDAPENGEVVVRRNDAIDVAGVRELDPDGIVVSPGPGTPAEAGVSIPVFRELDYPTLGVCLGHQALCAAHGAPVGHAPSVVHGKPSTVRHDDRGVFAGLPETFAAGRYHSLAIERDDLPDPLVETARSEDAETTDEDSPAHTDGVVMGVRHRELPHEGVQFHPESILTDVGMEMMKNFERRCRPNDR; from the coding sequence ATGACCCGGATCCTCGTGATCGACAACTACGACTCCTTTGCCTACAATCTCGTCCAGTACGCCGGTACGGCGGTCGACGCCCCCGAGAACGGCGAGGTCGTGGTGCGGCGCAACGACGCGATCGACGTCGCGGGGGTTCGAGAGCTGGATCCCGACGGGATCGTCGTTTCCCCAGGACCGGGCACGCCCGCCGAGGCCGGCGTGTCGATCCCGGTGTTCCGCGAGCTCGACTACCCGACTCTCGGGGTGTGTCTCGGTCATCAGGCGCTCTGTGCGGCCCACGGCGCGCCCGTCGGCCACGCGCCCAGCGTGGTCCACGGCAAACCCTCGACGGTCCGTCACGACGATCGAGGGGTCTTCGCAGGGCTGCCCGAGACGTTCGCCGCCGGTCGGTATCACTCCCTCGCGATCGAGCGCGACGACCTCCCCGATCCTCTCGTCGAAACGGCGCGATCCGAGGACGCCGAGACGACGGACGAGGATTCGCCAGCCCACACCGACGGCGTCGTGATGGGCGTGCGCCACCGCGAACTCCCCCACGAGGGCGTCCAGTTCCACCCCGAAAGCATCCTGACCGACGTCGGGATGGAAATGATGAAAAACTTCGAGCGGCGGTGTCGCCCGAACGATCGGTAG
- a CDS encoding bifunctional 5,10-methylenetetrahydrofolate dehydrogenase/5,10-methenyltetrahydrofolate cyclohydrolase, with translation MPSAERLRGEPVAAEIRADVHDRVRELDERGVTPTLATVLMSDDPADERFVELKHAACRDLDIASQDVRIDPGAPAERLHHTVDRLCADPEIDGVFVQIPLPDHVALAGVRRRLDPTKDVDSLSFANLGRLVRDDPRYLPATPAAVRRLLTAHEIPIAGEDIAIVGRSAIVGKPLANLLLQKCPDGNATVTVCHSRTSDLGSVTRRADVVVTAVGVPGLVDGSMLSPGVTVVDVSANRVESGSEGSTEVVGDVDFESAESVAGAITPVPGGVGPVTLAMLVANVARAAERQADAEG, from the coding sequence ATGCCGTCCGCCGAACGGCTGCGCGGCGAGCCGGTCGCGGCCGAGATCCGGGCCGACGTGCACGATCGCGTCCGCGAACTCGACGAGCGGGGCGTCACGCCGACGCTCGCCACGGTCCTGATGAGCGACGATCCGGCCGACGAGCGGTTCGTGGAACTGAAACACGCGGCGTGTCGCGACCTCGACATCGCAAGTCAGGACGTCCGAATCGATCCCGGTGCACCCGCGGAGCGACTCCATCATACGGTCGACCGACTGTGCGCCGACCCCGAAATCGACGGCGTGTTCGTCCAGATCCCGCTGCCGGATCACGTCGCGCTCGCCGGCGTGCGGCGACGGCTCGACCCAACAAAAGACGTCGACAGTCTCAGCTTCGCGAACCTCGGCCGGCTCGTTCGGGACGATCCCCGTTATCTCCCGGCGACGCCCGCCGCGGTCCGCCGCCTGCTCACAGCACACGAGATTCCGATCGCCGGCGAGGACATCGCTATCGTCGGCCGCTCGGCCATCGTCGGGAAGCCGCTCGCGAACCTCCTGCTCCAGAAGTGCCCGGACGGCAACGCCACAGTGACGGTCTGTCACTCTCGAACCTCGGATCTCGGGAGCGTGACCCGCCGCGCGGACGTCGTCGTGACTGCCGTCGGTGTGCCGGGGCTCGTCGATGGCTCGATGCTCTCGCCTGGCGTCACGGTCGTCGACGTGAGCGCCAACAGAGTCGAATCGGGAAGCGAGGGAAGCACCGAGGTCGTCGGCGACGTCGACTTCGAGAGTGCGGAGTCGGTCGCGGGGGCGATCACGCCCGTCCCCGGTGGCGTCGGCCCAGTTACGCTCGCCATGCTCGTTGCGAACGTGGCGCGCGCGGCCGAGCGCCAGGCGGACGCCGAGGGCTGA